The DNA sequence AGTACGGAGGCGACGCCGACGAGGCGCTGCGGCGCGCCCTGCGCGACCCCGTCGACACCTGGGCCGAGCCGCTGCGCCTGGCCCTGGCCGTCGGCGCCGACGACGGGCGCGGCCTCGGCGACGCCGTCGACCGGCTCGCCCGCGCCCTGCGCGACCCCACCGGGATCGACCGCGCACCGGCCGTACGGGTCCTGGACGACGTCGGCAGCGAAGCGCTGACCCGCCGCGTCCTTCGTCGGCTCGCCGACGCCACCCACAGCCGCCGCCTCGACCTGCTCGTGGAGCTCGCCGACTCGCCGTACGGCGACTGGCTGCGCCGCAACCTCCACGAGGACGCGCCGCTGCCCCTGCGCCTGGCCGAGGCCGCCGCCCGCTGGCGGGCGGGCGGCGGGGGCCTGCGCGGCATGGAGCTGTTCGCGAAGCTCACCGAGGTCCTGCCGCGCCGCCGGGTCACCGACGCCGAGACGCTGAAGCAGATGTGGTGGCTGGTCTGGGGCAGCTCCTGCCCCGCCCCGGGCGAGCTGTCGTGGGTGGCCCACACCTGCACGGTGCGGCTGCTCGTCGGCGCCGGGTACGGCCTGCGGATGACGGGCCTGCTCGCCGCGCCGGACGGGGTGGACAGGGAACTCGTCGGCTTCGCCGCCGGACTGCTGCACGAGAAGCAGCTCTCCCGGGGGCACCGCGCCACCGCCGAACTGCTCGTCCTCGCCCAGGACCTTGCCGACGGCCGCAAGGCCCTGCCCCAGGGCCTCAGGCGCTTCGAGGCCCTCCGCGTCGACGCGAGCCCCCTCGACGTCACCGTGCGGCGCGGCGTGTTCCGGCTCGTCGCCCGCGCCCTGGCGCACGCGGACGCGGACCAGCTGGCCCGCCCGCCCGCGTTCGACCAGCTGGTCGCCGCCGGGCCCGAACTCCTCGACCCCTACCGGGCGTTCATGCTCGACGAGGGCCGCAGGAGCCAACTGGAGCGCGAACTCCCGCTGCGGCCCGCCGAGGTCGCCGCCTACTACTACGTGTGGCGCAGGCGCGAGCGCCGCGGCATCAGCCACGACTGGCAGCGCGTCGCCGCCGAGCTGCTCGACGAGATCCTGGGGCCCGTCGCGGCCCGCCTGGACGACCGGCAGCTCTCCGACGTGGCCGACGTCATGGCCAAGCGCCAGGGCGGCCTCGACCGCGTCCGGGAGTGGAACGCCTGGCGCAACAGCTTCCGCGCCCGCTGACGGCCGCGCACGCCGGGGCGAAACCGGCGACCCGCGCCCCGGCGTCCCTACGTACCGACGGATCCCCCTGGAGAGGGCCAGCGTGAACCAAGCCGACCACAGCAGTGACACCACCGAGATCGTCGACAACTTCCCCGGCGGCTCCATGGCCAGCCGCCCCGTCCACTTCATCTGGTTGCTCGACTGCTCGGGCTCCATGAGCGTCAACGGCAAGATCGGCCAGCTGAACTTCGCCATCCGCGAGGCCATCCCGGAGATGCAGCAGGCCGCCGACTCCAACCCCGCCGCGTCGCTGCTCGTCCGCGCCATCTCCTTCGCCAGCGGCGCGAGCTGGCACGTCAGCGAGCCGACCCCGGTCTCCAGCTTCTCCTGGGAGGACGTGCACACGTACGGCGGCACGGACATGGGCGCCGCCTTCAAGCTCGCCGCGGGCGCGCTGCAGACGCCGCCCATGCCGCAGCGCGCGCTGCCGCCGGTGCTCGCGCTCGCCTCCGACGGGCAGCCCACCGACGACTGGCGGGCGGGCCTGCGCGCCATCGACGGCACGCCCTGGGGCAAGCGGGCCGTGCGCGTCGCCGTGGCGATCGGCGACGACGCGGACAAGAGCATGCTCAAGGAGTTCCTCGCCAACCCCGAGCTGGAGCCGCTGCAGGCCAAGAACCCGCGCCAGCTCGCCGCCGCCATCCGCTGGATGTCCACGGCGGTCGTCAAGGACGCCTCGACGCCCAAGGTCGAGGACGCCAAGCCCGCGACGCCCCTTGGCCCGCCGCTGACCAAGGTCGAGGGCGAAGCCGACATCTGGTGACCGCAGAGCAGGGGACAGACCGCGGCGCGGACGTCCGCTGGGCGCTGCTCACCGGCGGGGTCAAGGGCGTCGGCAAGAAGTACAGCCAGGACCGCTGGGCCGCCCGGGCGACCGCGGACGGGCGCGCCGTCGTCCTCACCGTCGCCGACGGACACGGCTCCGCCGCGCACTTCCGCAGCGACCTGGGCGCCCGCTGGGCCGTGGAGGAGTTCACGGCGTGCGCGGAGGCCTTCGCGCACGAGGCGGTGCGGGTCGGCGCGGACGCCGCGGGCTGGCCGGAGCTGCGGGCCGAGGCCCGGCTCCTGCCGCAGGCGGTCGGGCACCGCTGGCACCGGCGCGCGCGGTTCCACGACAGCAGCGCTCCCGCGCGGGGGGCGTCCCCCGCCCAGCGCGCCGCCGCCCACCGGCGGGCGCGCGGCCGGGGCACCCCGGACCTGGCCGCGTACGGCAGTACGCTGCTCGGCGCCGTACTGACCGAACACACGCTGATGTGCTGGCAGTTGGGTGACGGTGACATCGTCCTCGTGGACGACGGCGGCGTGCCGCACACCCCGCTGTCCAGCGGCCCGGACATGGGCGACGAGACCGACTCGCTGTGCGAACCGGAGCCCTGGCGCAAGACCCGTACGCACTGGCAGCCCATCACCGGCGGCCCGCCGCCCGCCGTGCTGCTCTCCACCGACGGCCTGTCGAAGAGCTTCGCCGACCACCAGGGCTTCCTGGACTTCGCCACCGGCGTGCGCGAGCGGGCCGCGGGGCAGGGCGTGGCGGCGGTGCAGGGGCAGCTCGGTGACTGGCTGGCGCGGGCCGCGAAGTACTCGGGCGACGACACGACCCTCGTCGGGGCGTTCGGCGCCCGGTACGACACGAGTGACGCCACAGGAGGACACGAACCGCATGAGTGAAGGAACGGGGACCCCAGCATGAGCAACGGCATGCTCGCCCGCGGGAAGAAGCTGGTGGCCGAGTCGGGGGAGCGCGTCACGGTCGCGGAGCTCTTCGGCTCCGGCGGCCAGGGCGAGGTGTACCGCGTCACGACGGCCACCGGCGACCGCGCCGTGAAGTGGTACTACCCGCAGCTCGCCGACGCCCGCCAGAGACACATCCTGGAAGGGCTCATCGAGAAGGGGTGGGACGACGATCGCTTCCTGTGGCCGCAGTCCATCGTGATGGACCCGGACGGCCGGGAACCCGGCTTCGGCTACCTCATGGACGTGCGCCCGGCCCGCTTCCAGGACCTGCCCGCCCTGTTCCGCCGCGACCCGTCCGTCAAGGACGCCACCATGCGCACCCTGGTGACGGTCGCCCTGCACACCGTCGAGGCCTACCGCGCGCTGCACTCCAAGGGCATCGCCTACCGGGACATCAACTGGGGCAACATCTTCTTCGACCCGCGCACCGGCGACGTCCTGGTGTGCGACAACGACAACGCCGTCGTGGAGGGCGCCCTCGCCGGGGTCGCGGGGACCATGGACTTCATGGCGCCGGAGCTGGTCCGCGGCGACAAGGGCGCGCAGCCCGGCACCCAGACCGACCTGCACTCGCTCGCGGTGCTCCTGTTCCTGCTCCTGATGAACGACCACCCCTTCAACGGCGCGCTCGCCATGCGCATCCACTGCATGGGCGAGTCCGCCAAGCGCAAGCTGTACGGCACCGACGCGGTGTTCGTGTACGACCCCAAGGACACCCGCAACCGCCCCGTGGTGGGGGAGCAGCCGACCGTCATCGCCACCTGGGCGGCCCTGCCGCAGATCCTGCGGGACCTGTTCGTGCAGACGTTCACGGCCGGCCTTCGCAGCCCGGCGCGGCGGGTGCGCGAGAGCCAGTGGCGGGACGCCCTCAGCCAGGTCCTCGACGCCATCACGCAGTGCCGCGTGTGCGGCAAGCAGAACCTCACCCAGCCGGACGGCGCGCCGCCGGACTGCTGGAAGTGCGGCAAGCCGCTTCAACTGCCGCCGCGCCTCGAACTGGTCACCGCCACGGGCACCACGCTGCGCACCCGGCGCGGCATCCGCCTCGACCCGAGCGCCCGCCTCTACGCCCACCACCTGGACGGCGACCCGGAGCGCCACGACTTCAGGGCCGTCGTCGGCGAGGTCACCGAACACCCCCAGCAGCGCGGCCGGTTCGGCCTCACCAACCGCACCCGCGCCACATGGACGGCCCGCAAGCAGGACGGCACGGTCCTGGACGTGGAACCGGGCCGCACGATCGGCCTCCAGCCGGGGCTGCTCCTGGAGTTCGGGGGCGGCGCCGAGGCCGAGGTCAAGGACTAGCCCCCGCCCCGGCCGGGCGGCGTCGCAGCCAGCGGCGCCACCACGGCACGGGGGCGGGCGGCGCGGGCGGCGGTGGCGGTGGCGCGGCGGACAGGGCGGCCCGGCCGGGCGCGGCGGGGACGGCCACGGCGTCCGGGCGCGGCAGCGGCGTGACCGTCACGGCGCACGCCGCGTCCGGCACGTCGACCGTGACCGATCCGCCCGCGGCCCGGTGCGTGCTGCGGGCCACGCTCCGCTCCTCGCCGCGCACCCCGTCGTCCCACGCCACGCGCGCGAGCACGGCGGGCTCGGGCCAGCGGAAGCGGACCTCGGCCCGCCCCGCGCCGGTCCGGCGTACCGTCACCTCGCCGACGGGCCGCGCATGTTCGACGACCACGCTCGGTCCGGCCACCGCGCGCTCGCCGAGCGCGCTCACCGCGGTGAGGCGGAGGCGCCGCCCGGGCTCCGCCGTCACCTCCAGCTCCCGCGCGGGGAGCGGCCCTTGGCCGAGGGCCGCGAACCGCGCCGACACGTCGGCGCCCGGCGCGACCGGGCCCGCGGTCCACGCCACCAGGGTGCTCTCGCCCCGCTCCGGGGCGCTCCAGGCGAGCCGCACCCGGTCCCCGGCGCGGTGTGCCGTCAGCTCCGTGACCGGCGCGGGCCACTCCTCGACCCGGGCGGTGACGCGCGTCCCCGGCGACCAGGCGGTGCCGCCGTCGGGGCCGCCGCCGGGATAGCCGCAGGTGACCTCGTACACGTGCGTCCCCACCGGCAGCGGCACGTCCAGAAGGCGATCGGGCTCGCTCGTCCGGACCGTGCGCGGGGCGCCGCCGTCCGTCGAGCGCCGCACGCGGACGGCGGTCGCGGCCGGGTGGGGGCGCCAGCGGAGCCGTACTCCGTCGGGCACGGGCACGGCCGTCAGGCCGGTGGCGTCCGGCGCGATCAGGACCGGGGCGGTGACGAGCGGTACCCCGGCGACGCGGCCGCCGCGCAGCGGCACGACCGCGTAGCGCAGGGACCGCCCCAGCGGAGCCCGGGCGTCCGCGGTGGTCAAACCCCCGGTGACGCCGCCGAGTTCGGTGGCCCGCTCCGGCGCGCCGTCCGGGAAGCGCAGCACCTGGTACGTCACGGAGGCGGCGGCCCGCGGCGGCCGCCAGGTCAGGCGCACGCGCTGGTCGTCGACGGCCACCGTGGTCGGTGCCCGGCCGGGCACGGCGGTGGCGTCGGCCAGGCCGGTGGCGGCGCGCAGCAGGCCCGTGCGGGTCTCCGGGGCGTCCTCGGCCTGCCGCAGCGCGCCGAGCCAGGCGGTGGCGGCGCCGCGCCAGTCGCCGCGCGCCTCCAGGGCGCCCGCCCGCGCGGCGAGCCGGGCCACGGCGGTGGAGCGGGCCCGCAGCGAGCCCAGCAGGCGGGCGAGGACGTGGTCGTGCGGCGCCCGCGGCAGCGGTTCGGCGACGCGCTCGGCGGCGCGGAGGCGGCGCCCCGGCCAGATG is a window from the Streptomyces spectabilis genome containing:
- a CDS encoding protein phosphatase 2C domain-containing protein, coding for MTAEQGTDRGADVRWALLTGGVKGVGKKYSQDRWAARATADGRAVVLTVADGHGSAAHFRSDLGARWAVEEFTACAEAFAHEAVRVGADAAGWPELRAEARLLPQAVGHRWHRRARFHDSSAPARGASPAQRAAAHRRARGRGTPDLAAYGSTLLGAVLTEHTLMCWQLGDGDIVLVDDGGVPHTPLSSGPDMGDETDSLCEPEPWRKTRTHWQPITGGPPPAVLLSTDGLSKSFADHQGFLDFATGVRERAAGQGVAAVQGQLGDWLARAAKYSGDDTTLVGAFGARYDTSDATGGHEPHE
- a CDS encoding GTPase-associated protein 1-related protein, producing the protein MAIRRLSYRFDEEPVTGALRLIPVPASAPSSALSVPADGSGREDQGQLREWAELAIGAGHTRSRGHSGDGPGLSYSRLPDGGSLLCTTAADGGVAAYHLTEADTTARFAEEWPITWWEAGADRLPALSPRDAPVAVGPGEAAVRHAGLVAFARAHEPRVAPFLADVRRLFDDPAGRQLVVAEERPDAVARWIALACASLPAAYVPALTFTTGAAEPGRAPQHIVGIGPDADFDRDDPTVLDHLYRVHDGLGGPGSPPRADTWATWTARLWLAGEPLPTTGAADGDPFAAGPLVPHLLRAGLLTGRELTGLDGDSLRAAVDTLVAAVTDGAAAPGELLAVCHDLHAHDPAAAAPLVLALARHRLGAVRPADLPGELSAVCAELPLSAAAGRALRGEYGGDADEALRRALRDPVDTWAEPLRLALAVGADDGRGLGDAVDRLARALRDPTGIDRAPAVRVLDDVGSEALTRRVLRRLADATHSRRLDLLVELADSPYGDWLRRNLHEDAPLPLRLAEAAARWRAGGGGLRGMELFAKLTEVLPRRRVTDAETLKQMWWLVWGSSCPAPGELSWVAHTCTVRLLVGAGYGLRMTGLLAAPDGVDRELVGFAAGLLHEKQLSRGHRATAELLVLAQDLADGRKALPQGLRRFEALRVDASPLDVTVRRGVFRLVARALAHADADQLARPPAFDQLVAAGPELLDPYRAFMLDEGRRSQLERELPLRPAEVAAYYYVWRRRERRGISHDWQRVAAELLDEILGPVAARLDDRQLSDVADVMAKRQGGLDRVREWNAWRNSFRAR
- a CDS encoding vWA domain-containing protein produces the protein MASRPVHFIWLLDCSGSMSVNGKIGQLNFAIREAIPEMQQAADSNPAASLLVRAISFASGASWHVSEPTPVSSFSWEDVHTYGGTDMGAAFKLAAGALQTPPMPQRALPPVLALASDGQPTDDWRAGLRAIDGTPWGKRAVRVAVAIGDDADKSMLKEFLANPELEPLQAKNPRQLAAAIRWMSTAVVKDASTPKVEDAKPATPLGPPLTKVEGEADIW
- a CDS encoding protein kinase domain-containing protein; translation: MSNGMLARGKKLVAESGERVTVAELFGSGGQGEVYRVTTATGDRAVKWYYPQLADARQRHILEGLIEKGWDDDRFLWPQSIVMDPDGREPGFGYLMDVRPARFQDLPALFRRDPSVKDATMRTLVTVALHTVEAYRALHSKGIAYRDINWGNIFFDPRTGDVLVCDNDNAVVEGALAGVAGTMDFMAPELVRGDKGAQPGTQTDLHSLAVLLFLLLMNDHPFNGALAMRIHCMGESAKRKLYGTDAVFVYDPKDTRNRPVVGEQPTVIATWAALPQILRDLFVQTFTAGLRSPARRVRESQWRDALSQVLDAITQCRVCGKQNLTQPDGAPPDCWKCGKPLQLPPRLELVTATGTTLRTRRGIRLDPSARLYAHHLDGDPERHDFRAVVGEVTEHPQQRGRFGLTNRTRATWTARKQDGTVLDVEPGRTIGLQPGLLLEFGGGAEAEVKD